CGACTCCGTCTCCATCTGCTCGCGGACGGCCTCTTCGGACGACTTGTTCTGGAGGAAGGCCCGGACGATCTTCCGGAGCTCTTCCTGCTCCTCGCTGAATGCGAAGTTCACTCTCTCCCCCTCGGGATGTGTCGCGGCGCCAGGCCGGCGGGCATGGCGTGATGACGAGCAACGTAGGCGTCGCCGGCGCACCGTGCCAGCCGGTGTGTGTACACGCGTGCTACGTTCCGGCCGTGTCCGACCCGACGAGCGACGCCCTGCCCCGGGTGGGCGTGCGCGAGCTGCGCAACCAGGTGGCCGCCGTCGTCCGCCGGGCCGGCGCCGGTGAGCGCATCGTCATCACCGTCGACGGTGAGCCGGTGGCCCAGCTCGGCCCTCTCAGCCCGACGGCATCGCCGACGCTCGACGATCTGGTCGCCGCCGGACTCGCGCAACCCCCGCGCCGCGCCGACCGTCCCGCGCCGCCGGACCCCGTCGATCCGCCGGTCGACGCCCGCACCTCCTCGGCCCTCGACGCGCTGCGCGGCGGTGCCGAGCGATGACGCTCGCCCTCGACGCATCGGCCCTGGTCAAGCGGTACGTGCGCGAGCCGGGGAGGGACCTCGTCCTCGACGCCATGGCCGCCGACCCGCACTGGTGCGCGTCGGCGCTGGCCCGCACCGAGGCCATGGTCGCCCTGCACCAGGTGGCGATCGGCCGGCGCCAGCAGGAGCAGCTGTGGTCCGCGCTGCGGGACGACTGGGACGCGTTCGTCGTCGTCCCCGTCGACGACCGGTGCCTGGCCCGAGCCGTGGAGATCGGCGCCGGGTTCGGCGTCCGCACCGTCGACGCCGTCCACCTCGCCGCCGCCGACCGCCTCCCGCGACCCGTGCGCTACCTGACGTTCGACCCCCAGCAGATCCCCGCCGCCGCCGCACTCGGCTTCGAGGTCGTGTCCCCCTACGAGGAGTGACCCGCCGGTGCGGTGCCCTCGCCAGCGGTCAGCGCTGGTCGATCCGGTCGTCGGGAGCGACCGCCCTCCGCACCGCCAGCACGAGCGCTCCCAGGAGCACGACCGCCCCGGCGACGAGCGAGGTGGCGGCGACGGCCCACGACGCCCAGGCCAGGACGCTCGCCACCCACCCGATCGGGCTCCTCGGCGTCCACGAGGGCTCCTCGCCGAAGAACCCGCCGTTCACGTCGGACTGCCCGAACGACACGACGGTGGCCAGGACCGCCCAGGCGACCGCGCCCAGCCCGATGAGGAGGAGGCGCCCACCGAGCGCGGTCCATCGCCGTATCCGCACGCCTCCAGCTTGGTACCCGGGCCGCACGAACGGCGTGCCCCGCGGCACACTGGCGGGATGAGTGACACGCTGCACTGGTCCGACGAGCAGGCCGAGATCCACAAGGTCGTCGTCGGCCCGATGGACAACAACGTGTTCGTCCTCCGGTGCCGCCAGACGGGCGAGGCGGTCCTCCTCGACGCGGCCAACGAGCACGAGCGCCTGCTCGAGCTGTGCCAGGCGCTCGGCGTGCGCACCGTCCTCGAGACCCACGGCCACTGGGACCACATCCAGGCGGTGCCCGCCGTGCGCGACGCCGGGTACGAGGTGGGCGTCACCGCCGAGGACGCCGAGATGCTCGATGCCTACGACTACGTGATCGAGCCCGACTCGGTCATCCCCGTCGGCCGGCTGCGGCTGCACACCATCTTCACGCCGGGCCACACCCCCGGCTCCATGTGCTTCCGGCTCGAGGGCTCGCCGGTGCTCTTCAGCGGCGACACCCTCTTCCCCGGCGGTCCCGGCGCCACCAAGTTCCCCGGCGGCGACTTCGACACGATCATCCGCTCGATCGACGAGCAGCTGTTCTCGCGCCTCGACGCCGACACCATCGTGATGCCGGGCCACGGCGACGACACGACGATCGGCGCCGAGCGCCCCCACCTCGACGAGTGGATCGACCGGGGCTGGTGAGCGACACCGACGCCGGCCGTCCGCTCCCGGCCGACGAGCGGCCGATCGACCCCACGCCGGTCCACACCGCCGACCTCCCCGCCACGCCCCTGCGGGACCGCAACATCCCGGCCGAGGCGTGGGTCGAGGCCCCCGCGGCGCTCCTGCGCGCGGGCGACGACATCGGCCGACCGCCGATCACCTACAAGCGCCGGCTCGGGCCCTGGCTGCTCTGGCGAGCCGGACCGGCGCGAGGTGCCGACGCGCGCTACGTCGTCGTCCACGCCGACGACCTCGACCGCCACCTCACGTTCCGGCTCTTCCCCGACGGCTCGGGCGACGGCGTGGGCCCGAGCGGCCGCCGCCACGCCCGGTTCCGGGCGTGGAAGGAGGACCTCCGGGACCACGACGGGGATTAGCACTACCCAGGTAGTGCTAATTCCGGGCCGTGCGTAGACTCGGCGACATGGCCGAGCCGCTGTTCCAGATCGAGGACCTGCACGTCACCGCCGAGGGCCACGAGATCCTCAAGGGGGTCGACCTCACCGTCGGCGCAGGCGAGGTCCACGCCCTCATGGGGCCCAACGGGTCGGGCAAGTCGACGCTCGCCAACACGCTCCTCGGCAGCCCGGAGTACGAGGTCACCGCCGGGCGCATCCTCTTCAAGGGCGAGGACATCACCGACTGGGACACCGACGTGCGGGGCAAGTCCGGCATGTTCCTCGCCTTCCAGTACCCCCAGGAGATCGCCGGCGTCTCGGTGATCAACTTCCTCCGCCAGGCCCTGTCGGCCCGCAAGGGCATCGACCTGTCGGTCCTCGAGCTGCGCCTCTCGATCATGGAGTGGATGGAGCGCCTCGACATGGACCCGTCGTTCGCCGACCGCTACCTCAACGAGGGCTTCTCCGGCGGCGAGAAGAAGCGCAACGAGATCCTCCAGATGGCCATCCTCGAGCCCGAGGTCGCCATCCTCGACGAGACCGACTCCGGCCTCGACATCGACGCCCTGAAGGTCGTCGCCAAGGGCGTCCAGGAGGTCCGCCGCGACCGTCCCGACCTCGGCGTG
This portion of the Actinomarinicola tropica genome encodes:
- a CDS encoding type II toxin-antitoxin system Phd/YefM family antitoxin → MSDPTSDALPRVGVRELRNQVAAVVRRAGAGERIVITVDGEPVAQLGPLSPTASPTLDDLVAAGLAQPPRRADRPAPPDPVDPPVDARTSSALDALRGGAER
- a CDS encoding type II toxin-antitoxin system VapC family toxin yields the protein MTLALDASALVKRYVREPGRDLVLDAMAADPHWCASALARTEAMVALHQVAIGRRQQEQLWSALRDDWDAFVVVPVDDRCLARAVEIGAGFGVRTVDAVHLAAADRLPRPVRYLTFDPQQIPAAAALGFEVVSPYEE
- a CDS encoding MBL fold metallo-hydrolase, with amino-acid sequence MSDTLHWSDEQAEIHKVVVGPMDNNVFVLRCRQTGEAVLLDAANEHERLLELCQALGVRTVLETHGHWDHIQAVPAVRDAGYEVGVTAEDAEMLDAYDYVIEPDSVIPVGRLRLHTIFTPGHTPGSMCFRLEGSPVLFSGDTLFPGGPGATKFPGGDFDTIIRSIDEQLFSRLDADTIVMPGHGDDTTIGAERPHLDEWIDRGW
- the sufC gene encoding Fe-S cluster assembly ATPase SufC yields the protein MAEPLFQIEDLHVTAEGHEILKGVDLTVGAGEVHALMGPNGSGKSTLANTLLGSPEYEVTAGRILFKGEDITDWDTDVRGKSGMFLAFQYPQEIAGVSVINFLRQALSARKGIDLSVLELRLSIMEWMERLDMDPSFADRYLNEGFSGGEKKRNEILQMAILEPEVAILDETDSGLDIDALKVVAKGVQEVRRDRPDLGVLAITHYQRLLDHLQPDVVHILVDGRVVDSGGPELAQRLEAEGYDAWKA